Within the Acidimicrobiales bacterium genome, the region CCGGAACAGGTCGCGTACCCGCGACGCTCCGACGCCCACGTACACCTCCACGAAGTCGGAGCCGGAGATCGAGTAGAAGCTGGCGCCGGACTCGCCGGCCAGGGCGCGCGCCAGGAGGGTCTTCCCGCAGCCCGGCGGGCCGTAGAGAAGCACCCCCTTCGGCACCCTGGCACCGAGGGCGATGAACCGCTGCGGGTCGGCGAGGAACTCCTTCACCTCGGTGAGCTCGGCCACCGCCGCGTCCTGGCCGGCGACGTCGGCGAAGACGACCCTGTCGGCGTCGGCGCTGAGCTTGCGGGCTCCGCTCTTGATGCCGAACAGCCCGCTCCCGCGGCGGTAGGACAGGACGAGATAGCCGAACAGCACGACCAAGATGAGTGCGGGCAGGAGAATGGCGGCCAGGCCCGCCACCTTCTTGCCGACCTGCTGGTCGATGGTGGTGGGGATGCGCGCCGGCACGAGCACATCGGTCACCAGGGCGCCCTGGAGCCCGGCGGTGAGGGGCGCGTTGTAGCTGGCGATCGGTCCCGTCGGCGCCGCCCCCGTGCTCCCGCCCGTCACCAGTGGGTGCTGCATCCCCCCGATCGACACGCCCGGAGCGGGAGCAGGATCCTTCGGAATCGCCGAGTCCGCCTGGCGGACGTAGGTACCGACCACGAACGAGTCCTGGTCGAGGATCTTCGCCGTCTTGACGGCACCCTTCTCGATCAGGTCGATGTAGGTGTCGACGCGCAACCGGTCCCCCGTCACGTGGGGTCGTGTCAGCTCGAGGACCCCCAGGTAGGCGGCCACGAGCAGGATCACGAGGATGGTCGTCCACAATCCGATCCTGCTCTTCTTGGCCCGTTTGAACTTGCGGGCCCCCTGTGGGCGGCGCGTCGCCGTGCCGGCGGTCATCGGGCTCCTTCCCGCGGCGAGCGGACGAGGCGCACCGACCGGGAGACACCTGTCGGGAAGCGCACGAGGACAGCCGGGATCGGCAAGGATCGGCATCGATGAGCAGGCGGAGCAGGCGCGAAGGGCCCCGGCGTCTGCCTCCAGGTCTGGGACGTGAACCGCTCCTCGCCCTGCTCGCCTGCGCCGTTTTGGGGCTCGCCGCTCCCGTCCCGGAGGCCGGAGGCTCCACACCGGGGCCCGCTGCGTCGCCCGCCGTCGATCTCGTGCGCCTGCCGTTTCCCCAGGACGACGGTTCCCTCACCCCGTACACGTTCGAGCGCGGCTACGCCCTCATGACGCTCGTCTACGACACCCTGCTGTGGCGCGGCGAGGACGGCACGCCGCAGCCGCTGCTCGCTCGGGCCGTCGACACCAGCGCCGACGGCCGGACGGTCACCATCCGGCTCGCCCCGGGCGCCCGCTGGCACGACGGCGTCCCCGTCACCGCCGACGACGTCGTGTTCACGTTCGGCTTCGTCGCCGCCCACCCGCACCCCCGGTTCACCCCCGAGGTGGCGGCGGTGGAGCGGGCCGAAGCCCCCGACCCGGCCACCGTCGTCCTGACGTTGCACCACCCCTCGCAGGGCTTCGCCGATCAGCCCCTGGCCGATCTGCCGATCCTGCCCGCCCACCTGTGGCGCGACCTGCCCCCCGGGCGCCTCGCGCCCGAGGGCCTTCCGGTCGGGAGCGGCCCGTACCGCCTCGTCGAGCACCAGCCGGGGGTGCGCTACCGATTCGCGGCCGACGCCGAGTGGTTCGGCGGTCCCCCACCGGTCCGGGCGATCGAGGTACCCATCATCACCGGCGGCGGGCAGACCTTCGACGCCCTCGGCAGCCATATGGTCGACATGATCCCGCTGAGTCTCCCCAACAGCCTCGATCAACGCCAGCGGCTCCGTGGCACTCGGGTGGTGCGTGGCACCTCCTACCTGGGCACGGCGCTGATCCTCAACACCCGCCGGCCGCCGTTCGACCGGGTCGACGTGCGGCGGGCCGTCGCCGGTTCGATGGATCTGGTGAGCCTCGCCCGCTTCGTGAAGGACGTGGTTCCGGCCGACCGGGGCTTCGTCCATCCGGCCTCCCCCTG harbors:
- a CDS encoding ABC transporter substrate-binding protein: MSRRSRREGPRRLPPGLGREPLLALLACAVLGLAAPVPEAGGSTPGPAASPAVDLVRLPFPQDDGSLTPYTFERGYALMTLVYDTLLWRGEDGTPQPLLARAVDTSADGRTVTIRLAPGARWHDGVPVTADDVVFTFGFVAAHPHPRFTPEVAAVERAEAPDPATVVLTLHHPSQGFADQPLADLPILPAHLWRDLPPGRLAPEGLPVGSGPYRLVEHQPGVRYRFAADAEWFGGPPPVRAIEVPIITGGGQTFDALGSHMVDMIPLSLPNSLDQRQRLRGTRVVRGTSYLGTALILNTRRPPFDRVDVRRAVAGSMDLVSLARFVKDVVPADRGFVHPASPWAPEGAVGTPSVADVEATLAGAGLARLEILAPANDQVKLEAARQVALALARAGVQATTRPVSRDELSVALGEKGGDPTFDAVIGAIPPLASYDPDFLRPLFGSGAGPAAALNISGYTSARFDRLAETVAGTADPGTRSAAVADELRLLADDAPAVPLFFAEGAYVFRPSVFAGWVFVKGSGILDKRSFVAPHPTEVQPGAATGSTSGSADYPLGRAALVLVGVAAAMLVVALALRR